In a genomic window of Nothobranchius furzeri strain GRZ-AD chromosome 14, NfurGRZ-RIMD1, whole genome shotgun sequence:
- the lrrc3 gene encoding leucine-rich repeat-containing protein 3: MQDLAGPGMSRKTLIFNGIFLFWVLLFGILFASTSVTSCPASCHCIDKNGLTVVQCMSCNLETIPPDLPRDTVVLLLAANHITHIPNHAFRELHYLQELDLSYNDIETVDVGAFQGVSNSLLLLDLSNNHIQSVPKEAFARLRAKISLSNNPWHCECTLQEVLRELHLDPETVNEVICHTAVQEEYAGKPVIQVLDSGINFCNFHHKTTDVAMFVTMFGWFTMVIAYVIYYVRHNQEDARRHLEYLKSLPSNSQISKDFDTISTVL; encoded by the coding sequence ATGCAGGACCTGGCAGGACCGGGTATGTCCAGGAAAACCCTGATTTTTAATGGCATTTTCCTTTTCTGGGTCTTGCTCTTTGGAATACTTTTTGCAAGCACATCAGTGACATCTTGTCCTGCAAGTTGTCACTGCATAGACAAGAACGGCTTGACGGTGGTCCAATGCATGTCTTGCAACCTGGAAACAATCCCACCGGATCTCCCGAGAGACACGGTCGTTCTGCTTCTGGCAGCCAATCACATCACCCACATCCCCAACCATGCCTTTAGAGAACTACACTACCTTCAGGAGCTGGACCTGTCTTACAATGACATCGAGACCGTGGACGTCGGAGCATTTCAAGGCGTTTCCAACAGCCTCCTCCTGCTGGATCTATCCAACAATCACATCCAAAGTGTCCCCAAAGAGGCATTTGCTCGTCTGCGAGCAAAGATCAGCCTCTCGAACAACCCGTGGCATTGTGAGTGTACACTGCAGGAGGTCCTGAGGGAGCTGCACCTGGACCCGGAGACGGTGAACGAAGTGATCTGTCACACAGCGGTGCAAGAGGAGTACGCCGGCAAACCGGTGATCCAGGTGCTGGACTCGGGGATCAACTTCTGCAACTTTCACCATAAGACCACCGATGTTGCCATGTTCGTCACCATGTTTGGATGGTTCACCATGGTGATTGCATATGTCATCTACtacgtgagacacaatcaggaggACGCCAGGAGGCACCTGGAGTACCTGAAGTCACTGCCAAGCAACTCTCAGATCAGCAAGGACTTTGACACCATCAGTACGGTTCTTTAG